The DNA window TCTATCCTGCTTACTGAAAGCTTTCAGTAAGTATTTTTAGACTGTTTGGCACAACTTAATCAGCTGTAACATTTTAGTTTGGCTTACAGGGTCTCATAGGCCGGACGCTATGCCGTTTTTGAAGGTTTCTGTTGGAGCACCGCTGCGCCTGACGGTAAAGAGAAAGCTGCAGTAGAAAGAGAAGTGATAGTTTGTCCCCCGTGGTCGGTGGGCGCTTCATCGCTGAGgcggtgtgtttgtgctggaggAAGAGCCACGTGCAGACCCCACAGAGACTCCATTGATTCACACTAATCAAGGCCAGGGAGGGattgtggtggtggttggggggggaggggggacggggggatttggggggggggcagtgaagTCAACACATTCTCTGCATTCCTCTACTTCCTTTACAGGAGAAATGTCACAGCCTCACAGAATGCTCACAAGTCCCTCAGTTCAGTTGGCCAtctctacactctctctctctctctctctcctcggaGCCCCTGggcctctttttttctcctttgcccTTTTGACTGCCAAATGACTGAGCAATCTGCTGCCACTGCACTTTTAAACcacatttgtttttgggtttttttgggggggggggcaccccAAAAGATGGTGACGAGGTCTCTGCATTTCCAACAGTTTTCTTGGGCCTGTTTATTTAAGCGCCACACTTATTTTGGACAGaacaagcaaaaacaagaaacaggagGACACACACGCTCACCCGTGAAATGCGGTAAAGCTACATGTTTGAAAGCTTTGGAGCCCATGCAATGAtcccactgacagagagagagagagagagagagagagagagagctagttACAGAACCTGAGAGTACTAATCCAAGGACACTTTCAATTCTTCCAttcgcccccccccaccaccttgTTTATATTAAGAAAACCAaaactgtgtgttgtggttATTAGTATTGCCTAACTGTAAGCTTTTAAGTGAAAAAGTGGTATTCAGCCAAGACTGCCTTAAtcagagagtaacagagagtTCTCCCCCTTTGCCTTTGGCTGTGAAGTGAGTTACTGATGGACAACAACAGTTCACGCAGTatgtccagagagagacagtgcaaAGGACGTCCGTACCCCTTCACCACCTCTCCCTTCTTTTCACTTCTCCTCTTAGGAGCTATGAGAGAAGGGTTTACTTCTCCTCAACGTTGCCATGGGAACTCTGTTTGCATTTCCCAGTGAGCGATTCCGGAGCTGCTGGCTTTCAGCTGGAATTCAGACTTTCAATTGGGCTTGCAGGTCGGCCTGGAAAAGCAATTGTCTATTCGCTCGGACTTGCGCGAAAGACGCTACGGGGTGTGCGTTTCCAAAGGAGCaaaaagtggagaaaaagagcaaagaaatTTTGGTTGTGGACGCTTCCTTCACTGAGATACCTCAGGATCTAATCATATCTTTCAACGCTGACATTTCTCTGAAGCCAATTTTAAAAATTTCCCCTAATTCAATAGTTTGTAAAGGTCACCAGTCCTcttgaaagttaaaaaaaaaaaaacaacaacaaccacaaactCCATATATAGTTATTACAGTCATAAAATGATTCACTAGTTCCTCCCTCCATTTTATGCTGTATCACAGTGCTCCACTCTGCCTCTGGTGCTCTGTGTTCTCCCCCCTAACCCAGCACTCTGAGCAGGCAGAGCTCACACAAAGAGCCCTTTCACTCTGACCTTGACTCAGAGACTCCCTGGTCACCATAGGAATCTGCTCAGAGGAATCTGCCCAAGTCGGCCTCCGCTGACTGATAACCCTCTAACTGCACTCActgaacaagaagaagaagaagaagaaggagaggacgAAGAAGAATactaaaaaaaatactaaagaatactaaaactatatatacatatacatatatcattAGATGCATTAAGCATCAGAAATAAGTGTGGGGCACTGGGGAATGAATATGTTTGATATCAGTGAAGGAATGGTgaccttttcatttttaccactAAAGCAGTGGATGAAAACAGATTGTTTTTTAACTTGATGTAATTTCGTGCATTTTTGATGTTGgccatttcattaaaatttaGAGTTACACTTATATAAGGAAACTAAAGGCTTTTTCAGTTATGCATAGCACATTTCTATGACTTTCATATCTTTATCTTTTCATATCTCTATGACTTTTATATCTTTAATCTTAAACATCAGTATTACCAGTGTTCAGAATGAATAGATCATAAGCATCTCCACTAATGAGAAAAGAAACttggaaaaaggaaaggaatTTCTTATTTTAAAGAGTGTGGTTGATGGTGACATTCTCAAAAATGAATAactgccttttattttttttcagagagggtCAATATTGCAACTTCTGTGGagagaaaaactgttttttattCTCTGGAAAGGAACTGTTGCAATTTAACAGCCTGAAGACATAATGCAGGCAACAATTGCACTTCAaaattttcttaaaaaataaaagtaaaaagcaggctttttttttttcttcatacatTTCTGTCATAAGAAACAACTGCAAAACTGTACAACAAGCTTTTTACAAAGCATTTGGAACCTCCATTTCAGAAAGTTCTtttcaattcttttttctttacacattcaacacagagagacttgctacacttttttttttaaattaaggtGGCATTAAGGAAGTCTTAAAACTCTCTGACAGACGACGGAAACCGgtgttctttaaaaatgttcaaacgCTCCATCTGCCTTGCTCCAAGGAAAGGTCTGGGGTTTTGGCTCTGTCATTCATAGTCATAAGACATCAGGGGAAAGGATTCTGGAGCCatgtcacagtctgtttttctgtttgtgtccacCCCAATAAGACAAAGGTAATTCAGTTCCTCAAGGTTCCAGTTTGTCCATAGGAGGTCTGGCTAAGTTGAGTCCCGTCGGGACCTCagtctgtgtctatgtgacaGGGGTTGGTCCCCTCTTCAAGGGCTGCTTGGTATACCCTCAGGAAGTCCTTGTACCTTGGGGCGCACCCAAGCCACGCTTCCCCGAAACGCACCGTGCCAGTGAAGAGGAACTCGCCCTCTCCCGGTTTCACGCCGCACTGAACGGGCATCTTAACCGTTCCCGCCCAGCGCCTGACCCGTCCGCCCGCCGTCGCGAACACCTGGCTCTTCTGCCTGTACAGGCGACTCAGCGTCACGGCAACGGACGTCTGCTCCTCGTCCCGCTCGACTCCCAGAATACTGCCCCGCGTGACTGCAGAGAGCAAAACACCAAAACGTCGTTTAGCCCACACACAGACGGAGAGCAAGATTTCAGGAATCAAAACAAAGAATCATATAGAGATGACACATTAGTCTGACCGTATTATATAGAGATGACACATTAGTCTGACCGTATTCATTAGCATGAATGTAGAAATTTTAATTAcggaaaaatgtgtttttaccaAAGTCGCTGGTGCAGACAGCCAGGAGCATCTCAGCATCAGTGCAGGGCTGGCATGTCGCTGTGTGGgtagacaaaaaacacacagttagaCCAGGACCTTTAGCAttccccaaaaacacacacagttagaccAGGACCTTTAGCAttccccaaaaacacacacagttagaccAGGACCTTTAGCAttccccaaaaacacacacagctagacCAGGACCTTTAGCgttctccaaaaacacacacagtccacaggaCAGCGTGCTATTTACTTGAAAGCCCTATTAgtacacaacaacaaaatgtgaTTTTGCCTGTTTTCATTAGTTGTTCCGATCATAAAAGCCAGAATTATGAATATTATCTCAAACTGCACAGACCGCCCAGTCGCCCTTGGGCGCGTGCTCCTGACACGCACGCAGGAAGTCAGCAGCCGTAATTAATTTCTCCAGCGGacggttatttatttatctggcAGAGGTCGAGTTTGCCGTCACGGCTTGTGGGTTCCAAGTAAAAACATAGCAGGGTCTGCCCGTGGCGAGGGGAGCGTCGTTAAAACAGACCTGCTGCAGGACGGTGGCTGAGCCAGAGGACACCGTTCAGAGGCTGAACTCTGACACACGCTCGCATAAACCCCAGTCCACAACAAACAAGAACCAGCTGAGTAAGACTCCGGTCAACTCTGACCCAACGGGACCAGTAGCACcaacaaaaaccccaaatcGCAGTCCCCCCCCCAGCAAATCATACACATCGAATTAGCTGGCGAATGACTAGTCTCACTTCTCCCCACATCTGCTGTAGGTTATAGTTTCAGCTCAGTAAAACAAGTCAGGCAAACACTAACTTCTTCCTGGTGACCTTTCTGTTATAGAACTAAATGAAAGTGATTAGCACAACCCGGAGAAATAACAGTGAGAAGGTCACTTTGTACGAGCATTCAGTTAACTGGCGTTTTTTCCACGCTAACCTTTTACGCTCCTCTCAGCACGTAACCTCACAGCTCCCAGGTCTAGTCAAAACCCTGCTTATGGCTGTCATTGTCTTTCACGTTGTCTTTATTCCTAAATCACCATCCCACTTTCATGTGGCTTGTCAGGTTGATGATTGGTTGACTCAGGTGGCTCACTGGAATGGTTTATTGGCCCTTGCTGTAGCCTTCTTTTATGGTAGTATGTTGGCGGCAGGGCAGGTGTGGGGGAAGATGGcgtagaggaggaggaggaggaggaggaggagaagaagaaagagaaaacaagagaggtgaagggaggaggggggctgCAGAGTCAGCAGTGGGCTCAGGGCTCTAATCCCAAAGTAATGGACTGAAGTGTTCTTGTCTGTTAGTGCAGGTGGACGACAGGAGTGAGAAACCACTCACTAAAACTTTGGAGTTCAAAATAACACGTTGGCTTACAGAGTTAAGTATAAAGAGAAAGGACTAGGGTATGTGCTCTGGAAGCGTGAAAGCCAAAAGAACTGCTTTCGAAGTGCAAACTGATCTCCCGTCAACTTcttcaactggaaaaaaaaaacgttccaTAGTGAAACTAGAACTGCGAAATGAATAAATTTGGCTTGTTCTCCATTTAGTAGAGAGCATGACCTTCACCATGAAATAGCCTGGGAGGGTTTATTTTTAGGCAAACttgtgtggaggaggagtgtgtgtatgtatgtgtgtgtgtgtttgtgtaaagggtacaggtcagaggtcagctgCTGTTGCAACTCAAGGCGCAACATACCACCACCAGGATCAAGGAGGTCATGAAGGTATACGCTCTGCAACAGCTGGAGAGATCCGCCATTTCAAAGTGACCGACCTCAAAAATCTGGAACTCAGAGGGGCTTTGATGAGGAGCTAAGTGCCGCCATCGCTCCTGAGTTCTGATTACTGAACTCAAGCCCTTAGCGAAGACGAAGATGTTATTCCAAAGCTTTAGCGGGGCTCACATGTCAGACATGAAACAGAACCACAGGAATGGGCTGGCATCTGTGTCAGCAGCTCTCCTCGGTCCAAATTAATGCAGCTCTGCTGAGACCAGAAccacttcagagagagaaagaggggtggAGGGGCAGATAGTGTCCCTGCAACATCTGGTCCCACATACATTCCACACTAATAGAGTAAAACTGAATCGTACCGCTTAGCCTGGATCAGAACCACTtcagaaaggaagacagagaaagaggagaaacgaaggagagaaatgaaaagagagacttgggagaaaggaagaaagaggaagggagTGAGAGtcaaagagggggaaaaaaaagaagataaaatgtcctcccaaCATCTGGTCTAAAACACATTCCAAGTTGAAGGAAAAGCAACTCAATACTCTGCATAGCAGATCAGCTTAGagatttacaaaaacacacacacacacacatacaccaagtGGAAAAAGAACTGTCAGATGATCTGACAGAACTGACCGCTCACATCACTGAATCCACATCCTGTTGTCAATGGGATGAGACCTCACTTTCTGTTGGGTTCCCTCCCAGGCAAGCCAAGACCCGATTGGCCACAACAACCTAGATTCTAATGCCACAGAGGACAAGAGcccagttcaaaaaaaaaaaaaaaaaatacccttgCCCACACATCTAAACCACTGATACCTTCACTTCTCTTTTATATGCCGGCTATGAACACACATCGCCTTggaaacacacgcgcgcacacacgtatgcacacgcgcacacacactcacaggactGGGTTCTATTTTGCTTGGTTTGGAGTAAAAGAAACAAGTCAGTTGCATATCTTCTCTGTGTGAAGCCGCTTGGCTTTGGCAGGTGCACAGTATGAAAATAAGACATGTTTTGAGAGTGAGGAATCGGGGGTTTTCCACACGGAGCACATCACTGATATCAGCGTCCATGGATTCCCATGGTGGCACAATATGAGCctggcttacacacacactgactaatcTGGAAAATAAACACTGGACTATTTTACTTTCTATCAGAAAACAATCCAGGGTTGTTACTGATATCAGTTTCCAGTGAAAATAAGGCCATGGATTCTCGAGATGAGAAAACCAATTTCACAACCACAGAACGTtctgaaatatctgtttcctcTGAAAGGTGAAAGATAGCACGTTATCATCAGGCGCTGACTTTCAACAGTAGAAATTTGACACAACTGCCAAAACTCATATGAGCTCCAcatagagtgagagacacaTCTGAACCACACAATACTGATTCAAAACCAAATATGAGGCAgttcaggggggaaaaaaaaaagttaagaaatAGATACTAAAGAACATTGCCATAAATCGTGATggagggttagggtaagggaccAAGAATAACAGGTCTTACATACCAGACAACGAGTACGGCTCTGTCCCTGGTCTGTGGTTGATAAGCTCATACTGGAAGGCAGTGATCTTTCTGCTTATGTCTCTCTGAGGGACGGCCTCGATGAATATCGCCCCGTCCTGAATGCCGAAGCAGTGGACCTTGCCCCGGGactgctcctcctctctgagcAGCAGGCGAAGCTTCCCCATCCGGTCCAAGTAGATGTTGGTTCCGCTGGACTCCTTGGATGGTTTGATGCAGACGGTGAGGCGGGCGGCCGCCGGGGAGAGCGTGTTGGGGCGCAGGTTGACGATAATAGCCCCGGTGGGGTAAAGCCACTCCAGAGACCCTTGGGAGCAGCGTAGGTAGACCTGTTCCACGTCCCTGGCGTGGCCCTCATGGGTAAGCccactgcacaaaaaaaaaaatttaaaaatggaaCAGGTTGTTAGAGAGCATGAGCCTAAAGACTGAACTTCAAATCTTGTTGTGCTGCACAGTATGAAGTAATTTGGTGGATCTGAGCAAGTGTTTCCACCACTGGGCCACAGAACCCCTCAAATAATTAATCCAGCCTGGTTCTGCTGATCAGGGCCTTAGCATCTGGTTCATTACATGACACAAATACACGAGAGTttggtggaaaaaaatgttaaaaaaaaaaaaatctgagggTACTCAAAAGTCCCAGTTGGAGAAACACAAAGCTAAATAGTTTGTTTCTCAATAAAATCTTCCCAGAATATACAGACTCTGAAGAAAAAAGGATCAGGTTTTTCTGTGGTGGTTTATCAACCTCTGTGATGAAATTCTGAAAATGATGGTGGTTGGAAATATTGTCAGTTTAATTTTAGTGGCCTTTAGTGAGCAATAAGACATCAAAGGGAAGTCTCATGCTTTAAAGTAATGGTTGAGGGCACTTTGCATCTGAACCGAGTCCAAAGCTACCCTCATGCCAAGCAAAGGCCTTTCTCCAGGCAGAGTGGGTATAAAGAATGTAGTTAATATCTTCACACAAGGTATTAGAGCCCACGCGCAAGGCCCGCTGCATGACTGGTCACGAGCAATCGctggtcatacacacacacgcacacacagatatagactcatacacacagatccagatgcgtgcatgcgcgcgcgcacgcgcacacatacacacacacacacacacacacagagactcacatacagacacagatctctctctttttgtcattctgCTCCTTCAGCACTTTGGCATAATTCACCATTGGCACGCTGCCTTTGGTTAAGATTTTTGAAACAGGAGTCAATGAAtcctgggacacacacacacacacagagtcctgtgCACTGATGAGTGGAGcagaaacaggagcagagggcTGGAGCATGCAAGTGCAAATGCAGGTCACGCATTGgacctcccctctcttttcagCTCCTCAAAGAAACTGGAAGCTCTCTGTCCAGGCAccacttctgtctctgtccactGCTTGGACAATGGCTTTCTCTGCACTACTTTTAGCCATCATCTGTGGCTTGCTTTCAGCTGTGTGGCAAATGAACCATCTGCCTACTAGCCTCAAGTACAGTCGGCATTgatgtgtgtctccatgtgg is part of the Chanos chanos chromosome 13, fChaCha1.1, whole genome shotgun sequence genome and encodes:
- the metrnla gene encoding meteorin-like protein, whose translation is MLSPFLAFSLSVLILCRVALSQYSSDQCSWRGSGLTHEGHARDVEQVYLRCSQGSLEWLYPTGAIIVNLRPNTLSPAAARLTVCIKPSKESSGTNIYLDRMGKLRLLLREEEQSRGKVHCFGIQDGAIFIEAVPQRDISRKITAFQYELINHRPGTEPYSLSATCQPCTDAEMLLAVCTSDFVTRGSILGVERDEEQTSVAVTLSRLYRQKSQVFATAGGRVRRWAGTVKMPVQCGVKPGEGEFLFTGTVRFGEAWLGCAPRYKDFLRVYQAALEEGTNPCHIDTD